GTTCGGGCGGCCGACGATCGCGATCCGTGGCGTGCGCCCCTCGTCTTCTTCGGGCTCGGCATCCGGCGGAAACGCGCCGAGCACGAGGTCGAGGAGCTGTTTCACGCCTTCGCCATGGGACGCGGAAACCGGCAGCGGATCGCCGAGTCCGAGCGCATGGAATTCGGCCGCGACCATCGTCCGCTCCATGCCTTCCGACTTGTTGACGACGAGATAGACCGGGCGCCCGGCGCGGCGCAGCCGCGCGGCGATCTGCTCGTCATGAGGCGTGAGGCCGCTGCGGCCGTCGACCATGAACAGCAGCGCATCGGCCTCGGCAATCGCCTGCTCGGCCTGCCGCGCCATCTCGTGCATGATGCCGTCCTTGGCGACGGGATCGAAGCCGGCCGTGTCGACGACGAGATAATCGCGGTCGCCGACGCGGCCGATGCCGTAGTGGCGGTCGCGCGTCAACCCGGGCTGGTCGGCCACGAGTGCGTCACGGGTTTTCGTCAGCCGGTTGAACAGCGTGGACTTGCCGACGTTGGGCCGGCCAACCAGAACTATTGTGGGTTTCAAGTGCTCATTCCCGCCTAGCGGACTTCAAAGACACGGATGTTGCCGTCACGCGTCTGGATGACAAAACCCTGGCCACCGAAGCGGCGCGGATCGGCAACGATCGCGCTGTCGTCGGCGCGCGCGCGCGCCGCGAAGGCACCGCTCTCGCGGTCGAGGAGATGCACGTAACCTTCGCTGTCGCCGACGGCGACGAAGTTCCCGGCGACAAGCGGGCGCGATACCGTGCGTCGCGCCAGCGCATCCTGTTTCCACGCGCTCGCGCCGCTGCCCGCGTCCAGCGCGTGGACTGCGTCCCTGTCGTCCGTGATGTAGACAAAGCGCGTGTCGCGATCCATGCCCGCGCTGCTCGAGAACTCGCGCGACCAGATCGCGTTGCCGTTGGTCGCGTCGAAGCACGCCGCGCGTCCCTGATAGGCCACCGCGCACACTTCGCGCCGCCCGAGCACCGGCGTTCCGGCGACGTCGGCAACGCGTTCGAGTTCGGTCGCGCCGCGCGGCGTCGCCACCGTCAGCTCCCACATCGGCCCGCCGTTCGCGAGATTGATCGCGACCAGCTTGCCGCCCGGGTAGCCGACGAGCGCCACCCCGCCTTCGATCGTCATGCCGGCGAAACTGCGCAGCGCTAGCGGCGGCGTCGGGCGCTGGAACACCCAGCGGCGACTGCCGTCGCGGGCATCGAGCCCGATCAGTCGACTGTCGGACGCGCGCACGACGATGACCGCGTCGGCCACTGCCGGCGGGGCGAGGACTTCGACACCGGCCGGAACGCGCCAGCGCAGTTCGCCGCTGGCAGCGTCGTACGCGACCACTTCGCCGCCGGTCGTCACGACGACTGCAAGGCGGCCGTCGCTGCCGACTCCCGCGGACAGGCGCTTGCCGACTTTCGCCGTCCACACCGCTTTGCCGTCCTGGTAGCGCGCGAGCGTGCCGTCATGCGCCGCCGCATAGACCGCGTCGCCGACGACCGCCGGCTGGAGCACGTACGGCCCGGACGAACCGATCTTCGTCTGCCAGAGCGTATGCAGCTCGGCCGAAGGCTTGAACGCGACGAGTTCGGCGGGCTTGGGCGTGGCCGAGGCAAAAGGATTCAGGGACGAGCAGCCGGCGGAAAGCGCGAGCGAGCCCGCGAGCAGCAGGGTGAGCAGAGGACGCGTCATCGCTCAGCCCTCCAGCGCCTGAAGCTTCACGCGGACCACTTCGCGCAGCGTCTCGCCGCCTTCGGTGCCGCCTTGCGCGATCGCGTCCAACGCGCCCTGGTAGGCGCTGCGGGCCTCGTCAGGCTTGCCGCTCGCCGCGAGCACATCACCGCGCAGGTCGGCGAAACGCCCTTTCAGCGCCGCATCGGGCTCGGCTTGCAGCCGGGTGAGCGCCTCGGCATGAGCGCCTTCGTCGAGCAACACGCTCGCGAGCCGCAGCCGCGCGATGTCACGCAGCGCCGCGTCGTCGCCGTGCTCCACGAGCCACTCGAGCTGGGCACGCGCGTTCTTTCCCTCGCCGGCGCTGAACTGCACGCCTGCCGACAGCAACGCGGCCATTTCGGCATAGGCGGTGCCGGAGAATTTTTCGATGATCTGGCCGGCGGCTTCGCGGGCCTTCTGCGCGTCGCCTCGCTCGGCGGCCTGCTGCACGACAAAATACAGCGCGCCGGCTTCGCTCGCCTGCTTGTTCTGGTACCACTTGAAGCCCTGCCAGCCGACCGACGCGAGCGCTGCCGCGACCGCGAGCGTCGTCACGAGCTTGCCGTACTGCGCCCACC
The window above is part of the Azoarcus sp. PA01 genome. Proteins encoded here:
- a CDS encoding tetratricopeptide repeat protein; this translates as MAVYDLEEQEQISELKAWWAQYGKLVTTLAVAAALASVGWQGFKWYQNKQASEAGALYFVVQQAAERGDAQKAREAAGQIIEKFSGTAYAEMAALLSAGVQFSAGEGKNARAQLEWLVEHGDDAALRDIARLRLASVLLDEGAHAEALTRLQAEPDAALKGRFADLRGDVLAASGKPDEARSAYQGALDAIAQGGTEGGETLREVVRVKLQALEG
- the bamB gene encoding outer membrane protein assembly factor BamB is translated as MTRPLLTLLLAGSLALSAGCSSLNPFASATPKPAELVAFKPSAELHTLWQTKIGSSGPYVLQPAVVGDAVYAAAHDGTLARYQDGKAVWTAKVGKRLSAGVGSDGRLAVVVTTGGEVVAYDAASGELRWRVPAGVEVLAPPAVADAVIVVRASDSRLIGLDARDGSRRWVFQRPTPPLALRSFAGMTIEGGVALVGYPGGKLVAINLANGGPMWELTVATPRGATELERVADVAGTPVLGRREVCAVAYQGRAACFDATNGNAIWSREFSSSAGMDRDTRFVYITDDRDAVHALDAGSGASAWKQDALARRTVSRPLVAGNFVAVGDSEGYVHLLDRESGAFAARARADDSAIVADPRRFGGQGFVIQTRDGNIRVFEVR